TAAAAGATGTAGTACCAGGAATGATTACAATCGATTCAAACTACTCACCAATTATAAAAGTTGCTTATGGATCAACTCCAATCAACTTAGGTAAAGCTCAAGATTATGAAAAATTAATCTTAGAAGTAGAAACAGATGGATCAATCTTAGCATCAGATGCTGTTTCATTAGCATCAAAAATTCTAATTTCACACTTTGATGTATTTACAACTTTAGCTGAAGAAATTGAAGAAGTAGCAATCATGGGTGTTGAAACTGTGGAAGAAAAAGAATTAGACAAACCTGTTGAAGAATTAGAATTTACTCAAAGAAGTTTAAACTGTTTAAAACGTGCTGGAATCAGTACATTAAGAGAATTAGTTTCTAAAACAGAAGATGAAATTCAAGATATTAGAAACTTAGGACGTAAGTCATTAAAAGAAATTAAAGATAAAGTTGCGGCTTTAGAATTAACATTCAATCAAAATTAAAATATTTAAAGGGAGGTAAATGTATATGTCATATATTCAAAAACGTGGTAAGAACACAGCATGAAGAAATTTTTTAATGCGTAACTTAACAAGTGAATTAATTGTTTCAGAACGTTTAGAAATTACTGAAACAAGAGCTAAAGAATTAAGAAAGCATTTAGATAAAATGATTACTTTAGCTAAACGTGGTGATTTACACGCTAGACGTCAAGCTGCTTCATGATTAAGAAATATTGAAGCTAGTTCAAAAGAAGATGTTCTACAAAAATTATTTACAACTATCGCTAAAAAATATAAAGATAGAGATGGTGGATACACACGTATCTTAAAATTAGATAACCGTAAAGGTGA
This region of Mesoplasma melaleucae genomic DNA includes:
- the rplQ gene encoding 50S ribosomal protein L17, whose amino-acid sequence is MSYIQKRGKNTAWRNFLMRNLTSELIVSERLEITETRAKELRKHLDKMITLAKRGDLHARRQAASWLRNIEASSKEDVLQKLFTTIAKKYKDRDGGYTRILKLDNRKGDNAPMVIIELV